TGGTCATCAACCAGCGCCCGTTGAATCTGACCTCGGCCGTCGACGATCCGCGGCATTTCGCCGGCGTGGACACCGAGACGGACACCACCACCCAGAGCCTGCTCTGCGTGCCGCTGATGGTCGACGACGAGGTCATCGGGGCCATCGAGGCCGTCAACAAGCTCGACGGACGGGCTTTCAGCGAAGAGGACGAGTGCTTCCTCAAAGCCATCGCCGTCCAGGCGGCCTACGCCTTGCGGCAGGCCGAGGAGTACCGCCGCCGCCGCGAGGAGCTGGCCCAACTGCGCGAGCAGATCGCCGCCGAGGAGTTCATCGTCGGCCGCGAGGGCAGCCTGGCGCCGATCTTCCAGATCATCGACAAGGTCGCCGATACCAAAACCACCCTGCTGATCCGGGGCGAGACCGGCACGGGCAAGGGCCTGGTCGCCCGGGCCGTCTACCGCGCCGCCCGGCGCTACAACCGCCGCCTGGTGACCGTCAACTGCGCCAACATCCCCTCGGAGCTGCTGGAGACCGAGCTCTTCGGCCACGCCAAGGGCGCCTTCACCGGCGCCGGCGCCAACAAGAAGGGCAAGTTCGCCCACGCCGACGGCGGGACGATCTTCCTCGACGAGATCGGCGACATGGCGCCCAAGCTGCAGACCAAGCTGCTGCGGGTGCTGCAGGAACAGGAGTTCGAACCCCTGGGCTCCAACCGCACCGTCAAGGTCGACCTGCGGGTGATCACCGCCACCAACCGCAACCTGGAGCAGTTGATCGAACAGGGCCGCTTCCGCGAGGATCTCTACTACCGTCTCAACGTCGTGGCCATCGAGGTTCCACCGCTGCGCGAGCGCCGCGAGGATCTGCCCGCCATGGTCGAGCACTTCCTGAAAAAATTCTCCCTCGAGATGAACAAACGGATGTTCAGCGCCGCCCCGGAGGCCCTCGAGGTGATCTACCACTACGCCTGGCCGGGCAACATCCGCGAGCTGGAGAACGCTCTCGAGCGCGCCGTGGTCTTGAACGACGGCGAGAGGCTGCTACCGCAGATGCTGCCGACCCACGTCCGCGGCAAGGCCCGCGAGGCCATCTTCGAGGGCGAGACCCTCGAGGAGGCCCAGCGCAACTTCCGCCGCTGGTTCATCGCCAAGACCCTGGCGGCCCACGATAACAACCAGACCCGGGCCGCCGAGGCCCTGGGCATCCAGCGCAGCTACCTCAACCGGCTGATCAAGCAGCTCGAGATCGGCAGGCTGCTCCAGCGTCGGGACTGACACAGAAAAACCACCGGGAATGCCCGGGGCCGCTGCGACGTAGAATAACAATCGCCCGACCGCCGCCGACAAGGAGGCGACGAAAACCGTGGACGCCGACCTGCGAGCCGTGGCCGAGGCCCGGGAGCTGCTGCGCCGGGCCCGCGGGGCCGCCGACGCCCTGGCCCGCGAGGAGCCCGCCGAACTCGACGGCTACGTCCGCGCGATGGGCGCCGCGGCAGCCGCGGCGGCACGCGAGCTGGCCGAGGCCGCCGTGCGCGAGACCGGTTTCGGCGTCGTCGAGGACAAGGAAACCAAGAACCGCCTGGCCAGCGAGACGCTGACGACGGCACTGCTCGAACAGCGCATCCTGGGCGTGCTGGAGCGCGATCCGGCCCGCGGTGTGGTGACCTACGGCGTGCCCGTCGGTGTGGTGGCGGCGGTCATCCCCTGCACCAACCCGACCTCGACGGCGATCTTCAAGGCCCTGATATCGATCAAGGCCGGCTGCGCCGTGGTGATGAGCCCTCACCCGCGCTCCGTCGCGTGCACCCGGCGCGCCGTCGAGATCTGCCGCGACG
This genomic stretch from Candidatus Coatesbacteria bacterium harbors:
- a CDS encoding GAF domain-containing protein — translated: MTRQTPRLERYFAATASIASTREEGKLLEAIIGSAQEVIEAEAASVLILEPDGGHLRFAMATGPQADKVLPLRVPVEGSIAGWVVINQRPLNLTSAVDDPRHFAGVDTETDTTTQSLLCVPLMVDDEVIGAIEAVNKLDGRAFSEEDECFLKAIAVQAAYALRQAEEYRRRREELAQLREQIAAEEFIVGREGSLAPIFQIIDKVADTKTTLLIRGETGTGKGLVARAVYRAARRYNRRLVTVNCANIPSELLETELFGHAKGAFTGAGANKKGKFAHADGGTIFLDEIGDMAPKLQTKLLRVLQEQEFEPLGSNRTVKVDLRVITATNRNLEQLIEQGRFREDLYYRLNVVAIEVPPLRERREDLPAMVEHFLKKFSLEMNKRMFSAAPEALEVIYHYAWPGNIRELENALERAVVLNDGERLLPQMLPTHVRGKAREAIFEGETLEEAQRNFRRWFIAKTLAAHDNNQTRAAEALGIQRSYLNRLIKQLEIGRLLQRRD